The Takifugu rubripes chromosome 3, fTakRub1.2, whole genome shotgun sequence genome contains a region encoding:
- the LOC105416278 gene encoding uncharacterized protein isoform X2 codes for MCEMILGVAAAFVAVAVSSLASLECSLPTCRQRSPLDYVDGRCPVNVTAVPVLDSEGYSENLSIHVWLKADDLVQRPKISVTEHHSMSTKIVTRSCPITRNSSNKTKCDAKKKCQKIKCPRCNRTCLWELVRVKLQAGTVVSVRYSTASTSCNISYKVNDPVPAFELEANQLSKSFNVTLGAGDNPVYARYCYRYSYLRKSIQDSPPKHIIPTQSQSAVLDFPFLLPCTCVEVYYTYGDSRRNIKCPFLNQNFTDATDVWLSSTLTLHETSFTWSSICAASLFNISASLCWRLQDHLCTSTLGSPRLKKYNTSLLDKHPLMCVQFSLQGSHHVYCPFPADLSSWEVYLGPGGQGVFLYITSSIPAMFSAQLCLQKDGTCVPLGEIHSVTLIGNATDTKMKVPVYDVAQEPCVQVWRSSPPLIGRRILCPDYTHRRHGLYAVAILMFIFTTAIVITFLHRLTKSGTTGWLCIHKPALLVCSSEQSAHISAVCALASILQGELSATVHMALWALTSQTKDGARAGVADLGPLPWLYGQWEAVVKEQGKVLIVWSSEAKTTYEKWKEQRKKGNKTVMSHNNYSKFEKAHEKLQENTVEYSKTKRKRQKDPGQSCNDKDSQEEPCTVIAPVFMAALACLEGAIKKHKGQGVALVYFQGFCHNRDIPKAFRGVPRYCLPQDFRGLLQELGATQGPIKTGNFGSHCVPRLLSKVMSVWLARRLAQKLQTLIPQTQGKKKLRVTSSKEQALCKTQDKLKLPPTEDTAGAGTSQEREPLQGSPTREEI; via the exons atgtgtgagatgattcttgGCGTCGCGGCGGCGTTCGTTGCTGTCGCGGTGTCTTCGCTGGCAAGTCTGGAATGCTCACTCCCAACCTGTCGG CAACGAAGTCCACTTG ATTATGTTGACGGACGCTGCCCAGTGAATGTGACCGCAGTCCCCGTCCTGGATTCTGAGGGTTACTCTGAAAATCTCTCCATCCACGTTTGGTTGAAGGCTGACG ACCTTGTTCAACGTCCGAAGATTAGTGTGACGGAACATCATTCTATGTCGACAAAGATCGTCACAAGATCTTGCCCTATTACAAGGAACAGTTCAAACAAGACAAAG TGCGATGCTAAAAAAAAGTGCCAGAAAATCAAGTGTCCCCGCTGTAACAGAACTTGTCTG TGGGAGCTGGTTCGTGTGAAGCTTCAAGCAGGCACAGTTGTTTCTGTGCGCTACAGCACAGCGTCGACAAGCTGCAACATCAGCTACAAAGTAAACG ATCCTGTCCCAGCTTTTGAACTGGAGGCGAACCAATTGTCCAAATCCTTTAACGTCACTCTGGGCGCTGGTGACAATCCAGTCTATGCTAGGTATTGCTACAGATACAGTTACCTGCGCAAAAGCATTCAAGACTCTCCCCCAAAACAT ATCATTCCAACTCAGTCTCAGTCAGCTGTTCTGGATTTCCCTTTCTTGCTCCCCTGCACCTGCGTGGAG GTTTATTACACCTACGGTGATTCCCGTCGTAACATAAAGTGCCCATTTTTGAACCAAAATTTTACAG ATGCCACAGATGTCTGGCTCTCATCTACGCTCACGCTGCATGAGACAAGTTTCACGTGGAGTTCGATATGTGCAGCCAGTCTCTTCAacatctctgcctccctctgctggaggctgcaggatCACCTGTGCACGTCCACACTCGGGTCGCCACGCCTGAAG AAATATAACACATCCCTGCTGGACAAACACCCTCtaatgtgtgtgcag ttttCTCTTCAAGGCAGCCATCACGTCTACTGCCCCTTCCCTGCTG ATTTGTCGTCGTGGGAGGTGTACCTGGGTCCAGGCGGGCAGGGGGTGTTTTTGTATATCACATCTTCAATTCCAGCAATGTTTTCGGCACAGTTGTGCCTTCAGAAGGATGGAACGTGTGTGCCCCTGGGAGAGATCCACTCTGTCACGCTG ATTGGGAACGCCACAGACACAAAGATGAAGGTGCCTGTCTATGATGTTGCTCAGGAGCCCTGCGTGCAG GTGTGGCGGTCGTCCCCTCCTCTGATCGGCAGGAGAATTCTGTGCCCAGACT ACACCCACAGGCGACACGGACTGTACGCTGTGGCTATACTGATGTTTATTTTCACCACTGCAATTGTCATAACTTTCCTTCATCGTCTTACTAAGAGTGGAACTACAG GTTGGTTGTGTATCCACAAACCGGCTTTGTTGGTGTGCTCATCGGAGCAGTCTGCTCACATCTCTGCTGTATGTGCATTAGCCTCCATCCTGCAAGGGGAGCTAAGTGCCACAGTGCACATGGCTTTGTGGGCCCTAACATCACAAACCAAGGATGGGGCCCGGGCCGGTGTGGCTGATCTGGGGCCACTTCCTTGGCTGTATGGGCAGTGGGAAGCTGTGGTGAAAGAGCAAGGAAAGGTGCTGATAGTTTGGAGTTCAGAGGCCAAGACAACCTACGAAAAGTGGaaagaacagaggaaaaaaggaaacaagactGTGATGAGCCATAACAATTACAGCAAATTTGAGAAGGCGCATGAAAAGCTTCAAGAGAACACGGTGGAATAttccaaaacaaagagaaaaagacagaaagatcCAGGTCAATCGTGTAACGATAAAGACTCCCAGGAGGAGCCCTGCACGGTGATAGCGCCAGTGTTTATGGCTGCTCTGGCCTGCTTGGAGGGGGCCATAAAGAAGCACAAAGGTCAAGGGGTGGCTTTGGTCTATTTCCAAGGTTTTTGCCACAACAGAGACATCCCAAAGGCCTTTCGAGGTGTTCCCCGCTACTGCTTACCTCAGGATTTCCGTGGTTTATTGCAAGAGTTGGGGGCAACGCAGGGGCCGATAAAAACAGGCAACTTCGGCTCCCACTGCGTGCCCAGACTCCTGTCCAAAGTAATGTCAGTGTGGCTGGCGCGACGGCTGGCCCAGAAGCTACAAACACTTATACCTCAAAcacaaggaaagaaaaagctgaGAGTCACGTCGTCAAAGGAACAGGCGTTATGTAAGACGCAGGACAAGCTCAAGTTGCCGCCGACAGAGGACACGGCAGGCGCGGGAACTTCACAGGAGCGCGAGCCTCTCCAAGGGTCACCGACGAGAGAAGAGATTTAA
- the LOC105416278 gene encoding uncharacterized protein isoform X1, which yields MCEMILGVAAAFVAVAVSSLASLECSLPTCRQRSPLDYVDGRCPVNVTAVPVLDSEGYSENLSIHVWLKADDLVQRPKISVTEHHSMSTKIVTRSCPITRNSSNKTKCDAKKKCQKIKCPRCNRTCLWELVRVKLQAGTVVSVRYSTASTSCNISYKVNDPVPAFELEANQLSKSFNVTLGAGDNPVYARYCYRYSYLRKSIQDSPPKHIIPTQSQSAVLDFPFLLPCTCVEVYYTYGDSRRNIKCPFLNQNFTDATDVWLSSTLTLHETSFTWSSICAASLFNISASLCWRLQDHLCTSTLGSPRLKVEEDKQQWKYNTSLLDKHPLMCVQFSLQGSHHVYCPFPADLSSWEVYLGPGGQGVFLYITSSIPAMFSAQLCLQKDGTCVPLGEIHSVTLIGNATDTKMKVPVYDVAQEPCVQVWRSSPPLIGRRILCPDYTHRRHGLYAVAILMFIFTTAIVITFLHRLTKSGTTGWLCIHKPALLVCSSEQSAHISAVCALASILQGELSATVHMALWALTSQTKDGARAGVADLGPLPWLYGQWEAVVKEQGKVLIVWSSEAKTTYEKWKEQRKKGNKTVMSHNNYSKFEKAHEKLQENTVEYSKTKRKRQKDPGQSCNDKDSQEEPCTVIAPVFMAALACLEGAIKKHKGQGVALVYFQGFCHNRDIPKAFRGVPRYCLPQDFRGLLQELGATQGPIKTGNFGSHCVPRLLSKVMSVWLARRLAQKLQTLIPQTQGKKKLRVTSSKEQALCKTQDKLKLPPTEDTAGAGTSQEREPLQGSPTREEI from the exons atgtgtgagatgattcttgGCGTCGCGGCGGCGTTCGTTGCTGTCGCGGTGTCTTCGCTGGCAAGTCTGGAATGCTCACTCCCAACCTGTCGG CAACGAAGTCCACTTG ATTATGTTGACGGACGCTGCCCAGTGAATGTGACCGCAGTCCCCGTCCTGGATTCTGAGGGTTACTCTGAAAATCTCTCCATCCACGTTTGGTTGAAGGCTGACG ACCTTGTTCAACGTCCGAAGATTAGTGTGACGGAACATCATTCTATGTCGACAAAGATCGTCACAAGATCTTGCCCTATTACAAGGAACAGTTCAAACAAGACAAAG TGCGATGCTAAAAAAAAGTGCCAGAAAATCAAGTGTCCCCGCTGTAACAGAACTTGTCTG TGGGAGCTGGTTCGTGTGAAGCTTCAAGCAGGCACAGTTGTTTCTGTGCGCTACAGCACAGCGTCGACAAGCTGCAACATCAGCTACAAAGTAAACG ATCCTGTCCCAGCTTTTGAACTGGAGGCGAACCAATTGTCCAAATCCTTTAACGTCACTCTGGGCGCTGGTGACAATCCAGTCTATGCTAGGTATTGCTACAGATACAGTTACCTGCGCAAAAGCATTCAAGACTCTCCCCCAAAACAT ATCATTCCAACTCAGTCTCAGTCAGCTGTTCTGGATTTCCCTTTCTTGCTCCCCTGCACCTGCGTGGAG GTTTATTACACCTACGGTGATTCCCGTCGTAACATAAAGTGCCCATTTTTGAACCAAAATTTTACAG ATGCCACAGATGTCTGGCTCTCATCTACGCTCACGCTGCATGAGACAAGTTTCACGTGGAGTTCGATATGTGCAGCCAGTCTCTTCAacatctctgcctccctctgctggaggctgcaggatCACCTGTGCACGTCCACACTCGGGTCGCCACGCCTGAAGgtagaggaagacaaacagcagTGG AAATATAACACATCCCTGCTGGACAAACACCCTCtaatgtgtgtgcag ttttCTCTTCAAGGCAGCCATCACGTCTACTGCCCCTTCCCTGCTG ATTTGTCGTCGTGGGAGGTGTACCTGGGTCCAGGCGGGCAGGGGGTGTTTTTGTATATCACATCTTCAATTCCAGCAATGTTTTCGGCACAGTTGTGCCTTCAGAAGGATGGAACGTGTGTGCCCCTGGGAGAGATCCACTCTGTCACGCTG ATTGGGAACGCCACAGACACAAAGATGAAGGTGCCTGTCTATGATGTTGCTCAGGAGCCCTGCGTGCAG GTGTGGCGGTCGTCCCCTCCTCTGATCGGCAGGAGAATTCTGTGCCCAGACT ACACCCACAGGCGACACGGACTGTACGCTGTGGCTATACTGATGTTTATTTTCACCACTGCAATTGTCATAACTTTCCTTCATCGTCTTACTAAGAGTGGAACTACAG GTTGGTTGTGTATCCACAAACCGGCTTTGTTGGTGTGCTCATCGGAGCAGTCTGCTCACATCTCTGCTGTATGTGCATTAGCCTCCATCCTGCAAGGGGAGCTAAGTGCCACAGTGCACATGGCTTTGTGGGCCCTAACATCACAAACCAAGGATGGGGCCCGGGCCGGTGTGGCTGATCTGGGGCCACTTCCTTGGCTGTATGGGCAGTGGGAAGCTGTGGTGAAAGAGCAAGGAAAGGTGCTGATAGTTTGGAGTTCAGAGGCCAAGACAACCTACGAAAAGTGGaaagaacagaggaaaaaaggaaacaagactGTGATGAGCCATAACAATTACAGCAAATTTGAGAAGGCGCATGAAAAGCTTCAAGAGAACACGGTGGAATAttccaaaacaaagagaaaaagacagaaagatcCAGGTCAATCGTGTAACGATAAAGACTCCCAGGAGGAGCCCTGCACGGTGATAGCGCCAGTGTTTATGGCTGCTCTGGCCTGCTTGGAGGGGGCCATAAAGAAGCACAAAGGTCAAGGGGTGGCTTTGGTCTATTTCCAAGGTTTTTGCCACAACAGAGACATCCCAAAGGCCTTTCGAGGTGTTCCCCGCTACTGCTTACCTCAGGATTTCCGTGGTTTATTGCAAGAGTTGGGGGCAACGCAGGGGCCGATAAAAACAGGCAACTTCGGCTCCCACTGCGTGCCCAGACTCCTGTCCAAAGTAATGTCAGTGTGGCTGGCGCGACGGCTGGCCCAGAAGCTACAAACACTTATACCTCAAAcacaaggaaagaaaaagctgaGAGTCACGTCGTCAAAGGAACAGGCGTTATGTAAGACGCAGGACAAGCTCAAGTTGCCGCCGACAGAGGACACGGCAGGCGCGGGAACTTCACAGGAGCGCGAGCCTCTCCAAGGGTCACCGACGAGAGAAGAGATTTAA